A segment of the Streptomyces sp. XD-27 genome:
TCCGCGTACAGCGCCGTCCGGCCCGCGAAGACCGGCGACGAGACGGGGGCCGGTGCGCCGTCGGGGGCGCTCGCCACCGGGCCGACGACCCGCTCCTCGCCCATCTGCGTGTGCAGGACGACCTGTTGTCTGGCCATGTCCGTGGTCAGCGCGCCCTCTCCCGCGATCGCTCCGAGGGCTCCGCTGTCCGCGGAGACCCCCGGATAGCGCGGGTCCCGGGGGTTGTCGACGCGGTCGAGGGAACGGGCGTCCAGGACGACGGGGCCCTCCCCCTTCCCCGGGCAGAGCACCTCGCCTCCGCTGAGCTGGGCGCCCAGGCACTGCTCGGGCGGCAGGTCCGAGACCGCCGCCTCGTCCCCGGTCCGGGCGTCGCGGGCCGTCAGCCCGTGCTCGCCCAGGACGTAGACCAGCCCGGTGCCGTACGCCTGGACCGTGAAGGGGATGCGGGACGCCTCGGAGCCGCTGTGCGCAGCGACCTTCCTGGTCCACAGGCGCCTGCCGCTGTCCGCGTCGTAGGCGAGCGCCCGGGTGGAGCCGTCGTTCTCGAAACTGGTGAGGAAGACCCGGCCCTCGGCCGCGACGATCTTCCCTTCCTGGCCGCTGTAGGCGGTCTGGGGCTTGTCCCAGCGCACGGCGCCGTCCTTGACCGCCCGGGCCCGCAGCCGCCCCGACTCGGCGGACAGCACCAGATCCCCCTGGATCACCGGATTGCTGCCGCTGCCGGGGATGTTGAGGGTTCCGCGGGCGCTGTAGGAGGGCTTCTGCCCCGGATCGTCCTGGGGCGCGTGCCACATCCGGGCGCCGTTGGCGGAGTTGACCGCCTGGAGGCTTCCGTCGACGAGACGGCAGACGAGGACACGCGTGTCCAGGGCGCAGTCGACCGGCTTGTCCGCCAGCTTCGCCGACCATTCCCGCCACGTGGGCGGCCGCTGCGAGCTGCCTGCGGCGAAGACGCGGTTGCGGTCCGGCCCGCCGAGCTCGTCCACGTAGGAGGAACCGGAGTCGGCCGCCCCGGGCTTCGTCGCCCCTCCGCTCGCTCCCCCGCCCCCACCATCGCCTTCCGGGCCCGGCTTCAGCGCCCGTATTCCCAAGGCCGCCAGCAGCCCCACGGCGAGCGCGCCCGCGCCGATCACGACCAGCCGCCGGGAGAACCGGCGCCGATCAGGTCCAGGCCCGGCCGCCGCCACCTGCGGAAGCGGATACGGACGGGGCGGAGCACCGTGTACGGTCGGCGCGCTGTGGATCGGCGAGGCACCGGGCATGGTGGGCACCGGCGGCGTCACGGGAAC
Coding sequences within it:
- a CDS encoding PQQ-binding-like beta-propeller repeat protein gives rise to the protein MFGPPQDRAPRVVGPYQLIARLGAGGMGEVFLGIDQRQAVYGGSVRAAAVKTIRPELGTDGDFRNRFRREIEAARAVDSRCTARLLGGDADAVSPWMATEYVPGPTLDKAVRVGGPLPPEAVRHLALDLVRALRTIHHARILHRDLKPGNVLLAADHAKVIDFGIARAFGAGTMTATGMMIGSPGFMSPEHVAGSRHVVAASDAFSLASLLCYAATGEGVFGDGPVAAVLYRISQAEADLSRVPGWLREVVADCLHADPSARPDTAELERRLGGPAVAADRPSAPWPEPVRALIAERERELQQLIAAGAGAVPVTPPVPTMPGASPIHSAPTVHGAPPRPYPLPQVAAAGPGPDRRRFSRRLVVIGAGALAVGLLAALGIRALKPGPEGDGGGGGASGGATKPGAADSGSSYVDELGGPDRNRVFAAGSSQRPPTWREWSAKLADKPVDCALDTRVLVCRLVDGSLQAVNSANGARMWHAPQDDPGQKPSYSARGTLNIPGSGSNPVIQGDLVLSAESGRLRARAVKDGAVRWDKPQTAYSGQEGKIVAAEGRVFLTSFENDGSTRALAYDADSGRRLWTRKVAAHSGSEASRIPFTVQAYGTGLVYVLGEHGLTARDARTGDEAAVSDLPPEQCLGAQLSGGEVLCPGKGEGPVVLDARSLDRVDNPRDPRYPGVSADSGALGAIAGEGALTTDMARQQVVLHTQMGEERVVGPVASAPDGAPAPVSSPVFAGRTALYADNAALYELPPDGAKASRIPVAGAPGIRSAPGIRDVSKAVWAPELLSVGGLVFLAYHDGTVRSLELPRNG